A window of the Acidovorax sp. YS12 genome harbors these coding sequences:
- a CDS encoding divalent-cation tolerance protein CutA: protein MTEHTIAVVTTTVATPADARQLATQAVQARLAACAQVEAITAHYRWQGALHEDAEWRVTFKTTQAAVPALLDWLQARHPYDLPQLLAQPVQASAAYAAWVRGEVALP, encoded by the coding sequence ATGACTGAACACACCATCGCCGTGGTCACGACCACCGTCGCCACGCCGGCCGACGCCCGGCAGCTTGCCACCCAAGCCGTGCAGGCGCGGCTGGCGGCCTGCGCGCAGGTCGAGGCCATCACCGCGCACTACCGCTGGCAGGGCGCACTGCACGAAGACGCCGAATGGCGCGTGACCTTCAAGACCACGCAGGCCGCCGTGCCCGCCCTGCTGGACTGGCTGCAGGCCCGGCACCCCTACGATCTGCCGCAGTTGCTGGCGCAGCCGGTGCAGGCCAGCGCCGCCTATGCCGCCTGGGTGCGGGGCGAAGTGGCGCTGCCGTAG
- a CDS encoding DUF4405 domain-containing protein has product MNALKPWQYRALYASTGALAASGALWLAVHYLWGAGADQLPHPLEPWLMRLHGAAAFAGLFMAGVLAAAHIPQGWRMTTRNARLRLHKAAQRRTGLALCALGGLGALSGYLLYYFAPEHLRAPIGWGHAALGLALALLVPLHGARMPGPPRHD; this is encoded by the coding sequence ATGAACGCCCTCAAACCCTGGCAATACCGCGCCCTGTACGCCAGCACCGGCGCGCTGGCCGCCAGCGGCGCGCTGTGGCTGGCCGTGCACTACCTTTGGGGCGCGGGGGCCGATCAACTGCCGCACCCGCTGGAGCCCTGGCTCATGCGCCTGCATGGCGCCGCGGCCTTCGCAGGCCTGTTCATGGCCGGCGTGCTGGCCGCCGCGCACATCCCCCAGGGCTGGCGCATGACCACGCGCAACGCGCGCCTGCGCCTGCACAAGGCGGCACAGCGCCGCACCGGCCTGGCGCTGTGCGCGCTGGGCGGCCTGGGGGCGCTGAGCGGCTACCTGCTGTACTACTTCGCGCCCGAGCACCTGCGCGCGCCCATCGGCTGGGGCCACGCGGCCCTGGGCCTGGCGCTGGCGCTGCTGGTGCCGCTGCACGGCGCGCGCATGCCCGGGCCGCCGCGCCATGACTGA
- a CDS encoding FMN-binding protein — MRLTLCGGTALVALAPAGALAVDYMSAEQAQKLMFSQADAFEPRELPLDAALAQQLAAAGARPPLAPRLQVRLARQGGALLGYVVVDDVVGKFERITYALGVDGDGRVRQVEVLSYRESHGHEIRLPAWRKQFVGKTADAPLRVGDDIANISGATLSCTHVTDGVRRNLLWLDALRRAGKLG, encoded by the coding sequence ATGCGCCTGACGCTGTGCGGCGGCACCGCCCTGGTGGCGCTCGCGCCCGCCGGGGCGCTGGCCGTGGACTACATGAGCGCCGAGCAGGCGCAAAAGCTCATGTTCTCGCAGGCCGATGCCTTCGAGCCGCGCGAACTGCCGCTCGACGCCGCGCTGGCGCAGCAACTGGCCGCCGCCGGCGCCAGGCCGCCGCTGGCGCCGCGCCTGCAGGTGCGCCTGGCGCGCCAGGGCGGTGCCCTGCTGGGTTACGTGGTGGTGGACGATGTGGTCGGCAAGTTCGAGCGCATCACCTACGCCCTGGGCGTGGACGGCGACGGGCGCGTGCGCCAGGTCGAGGTGCTGTCGTACCGCGAGAGCCACGGCCACGAGATCCGCCTGCCCGCCTGGCGCAAGCAGTTCGTGGGCAAAACGGCGGACGCGCCGCTGCGCGTGGGCGACGACATCGCCAACATCAGCGGTGCCACCCTGAGCTGCACCCACGTCACCGACGGCGTGCGGCGCAACCTGCTTTGGCTCGACGCGCTGCGCCGTGCCGGCAAGCTCGGTTGA
- a CDS encoding FAD:protein FMN transferase — protein MQRRARPLLGTLVEIGVPQGSAGAAVEAAFAAVQRVQERMSRFVAGSDVARFAALPVGRSLAIAPETADVLQAAAALQAASGGLFDITQGRAPHGWHCAGRRLHKRAAMAAFDLGGIAKGYAVDCAVQALQRGGCASGWVNAGGDLRAFGAIEVPVLLRDEATGGLRPFARLGDGAFATSHLGAGRRSQAWAGGRGVQAHASVAAPLCLWADALTKVVATSGDARHPVLAHYGAQAWLHCDNAPA, from the coding sequence ATGCAACGCCGTGCACGCCCCTTGCTCGGCACGCTGGTCGAGATCGGCGTGCCGCAAGGCAGCGCGGGCGCGGCGGTCGAGGCCGCCTTCGCCGCCGTGCAGCGCGTGCAGGAGCGCATGTCGCGCTTCGTGGCCGGCAGCGACGTGGCGCGCTTCGCCGCGCTGCCCGTGGGCCGGAGCCTGGCCATCGCCCCGGAGACCGCCGACGTGCTGCAGGCCGCCGCCGCGCTGCAGGCCGCCAGCGGTGGGCTGTTCGACATCACCCAGGGCCGCGCGCCGCACGGCTGGCACTGCGCCGGGCGGCGCCTGCACAAGCGCGCCGCCATGGCCGCGTTCGACCTGGGCGGCATCGCCAAGGGCTACGCCGTGGACTGCGCCGTGCAGGCGCTGCAGCGCGGCGGCTGCGCCAGCGGCTGGGTCAACGCCGGTGGCGACCTGCGCGCCTTCGGCGCCATCGAAGTGCCGGTGCTGCTGCGCGACGAAGCCACGGGCGGCCTGCGCCCCTTCGCCCGCCTGGGCGACGGCGCCTTCGCCACCAGCCACCTGGGTGCCGGGCGGCGCAGCCAGGCGTGGGCGGGCGGGCGCGGCGTGCAGGCCCACGCCAGCGTGGCCGCACCGCTGTGTTTGTGGGCCGACGCGCTGACCAAGGTGGTGGCCACCAGCGGCGACGCGCGCCACCCCGTGCTGGCGCACTACGGCGCGCAGGCCTGGCTGCACTGCGACAATGCACCCGCATGA